The Mucilaginibacter mallensis genome has a segment encoding these proteins:
- a CDS encoding DeoR/GlpR family DNA-binding transcription regulator, giving the protein MKSITERHQYILKKLQDAGFVNVQDLSKEMNVSHVTIRKDLKLLEDKNLLFRTHGGGSKTNPYINDKPVAEKEQLHADEKHLIARAAAKMIGHNDSIIIASGTTMLALARSINPEKHLTVITSALNVALELSSHLHVDVLQLGGQLRQNSSSVMGPYAEQILKDVSCSMLFLGVDGIDLEMGLTTTSLMEARLNQKMIDAAQITVVLADSSKFGKRGLGKICGLEQIQHIITDNGIATSIVKLLEDKGINVTIVEK; this is encoded by the coding sequence ATGAAAAGTATTACCGAAAGACATCAGTATATTTTGAAAAAATTACAGGATGCAGGTTTTGTTAATGTGCAGGACCTCAGCAAGGAAATGAACGTTTCGCACGTAACCATTCGTAAGGACCTGAAATTACTGGAGGATAAAAACCTGCTATTCCGTACACATGGCGGCGGTTCAAAAACTAACCCTTATATAAATGATAAACCTGTTGCCGAAAAAGAGCAGCTTCATGCTGATGAAAAACACCTGATAGCCAGGGCTGCGGCAAAAATGATCGGGCATAACGATTCTATCATTATTGCATCGGGAACCACCATGCTGGCATTGGCACGGTCAATCAACCCGGAGAAACACCTTACGGTAATTACTTCGGCCCTGAATGTAGCGCTCGAACTATCCAGTCACCTGCATGTGGATGTTTTGCAGCTTGGCGGCCAATTAAGGCAAAACTCATCATCGGTTATGGGCCCTTATGCCGAACAGATCCTGAAAGATGTATCATGCAGCATGCTTTTTTTAGGGGTAGATGGGATCGACCTCGAGATGGGCCTTACTACTACCAGCCTGATGGAGGCCCGCCTGAATCAGAAAATGATAGATGCAGCACAAATTACGGTTGTACTGGCGGATAGTTCAAAATTTGGAAAACGCGGATTGGGTAAAATATGCGGACTGGAACAAATACAGCATATTATAACGGATAACGGCATTGCAACATCTATAGTTAAGTTACTGGAGGACAAAGGCATTAATGTTACTATAGTAGAAAAATAG
- a CDS encoding phytanoyl-CoA dioxygenase family protein, with protein MDTTYQRFSLGTEITDEQQAFFNRNGFIHFKNFINPETVRDIIRASKEVEKNWTENNVEKINGVPIKYGKDLDGSVIVQRFAFVNQHHPLLSEFTLDPRFQTLLDLVPDSRLGVDEKDGMVFNHYVNSEESSFTKMGWHTDGLRDIFHGTKLNPMLNVGIHLSDASPNNGGLRILPGTHKQSLYQVLFRKKYFLDHDVDENEVAITPKAGDLTIHDGRLWHRVAQSSVVGEESRRRVIYIPIVAGKYKPKNEDSPTALYQRLAKIVK; from the coding sequence ATGGACACAACTTATCAAAGGTTCAGCCTTGGTACTGAAATTACTGACGAACAACAAGCTTTTTTTAACCGTAACGGTTTTATACATTTTAAGAATTTTATCAACCCCGAAACAGTGCGGGATATTATCCGTGCATCAAAAGAGGTGGAAAAAAACTGGACAGAGAACAACGTTGAAAAGATAAACGGTGTGCCGATCAAATATGGTAAGGACCTTGACGGATCCGTTATCGTGCAACGTTTTGCATTCGTCAATCAGCATCATCCCTTACTTTCAGAGTTTACGCTCGATCCGCGTTTCCAGACTTTATTAGATCTGGTACCGGACTCCCGTTTAGGAGTTGATGAAAAGGATGGTATGGTTTTTAATCATTATGTAAACAGTGAGGAAAGCAGCTTTACCAAAATGGGCTGGCATACCGATGGCTTGCGCGATATTTTCCACGGCACAAAATTAAACCCGATGCTGAACGTAGGCATACACCTGAGTGATGCATCGCCCAATAATGGTGGCCTGCGCATCCTGCCGGGAACACATAAACAAAGCCTGTACCAGGTGCTGTTCCGTAAAAAGTACTTTCTGGATCATGATGTTGATGAGAACGAAGTAGCTATTACGCCTAAAGCCGGTGATCTCACCATTCACGATGGGCGCCTTTGGCACCGGGTGGCTCAGTCATCGGTAGTGGGAGAGGAAAGCCGCAGGCGGGTAATTTATATTCCGATAGTAGCAGGGAAATATAAGCCGAAGAATGAGGATAGTCCTACGGCATTGTACCAGCGCCTGGCCAAAATTGTTAAATAA
- a CDS encoding glycerol-3-phosphate dehydrogenase/oxidase, whose product MIAIERNKIVAALDDADKVWDVIVIGGGATGLGTAVDAASRGFHTLLLEQADFAKGTSSRSTKLVHGGVRYLAQGDIALVREALYERGLLLKNAAHLVKNESFIIPNYEWWGGAFYTIGLTIYDLLAGKLGFGRAKHISKKQVISRLATIQQKSLYGGVVYHDGQFDDARLAVNLAQTALEQGATVLNYFKVVNLLKNNNGKINGVTTTDIETGTSYTIKGKTIINATGVFVDEILNMDKPERKPMVRPSQGVHIVLNRSFMPGEDALMIPKTDDGRVLFAVPWHDKLVVGTTDTPIDEHSLEPKALPEEIDFIMRTAAKYLTKAPTRKDVLSVFAGLRPLAAPEDGSSKTKEISRSHKLIVSDSGLITITGGKWTTYRRMGEDTVDKAIEVGGLPPSPNKTKTLQIHGSKTDVDRNDHLYVYGSDEAALLALGNENPEWKEKLHPRMPYIKAEVIWGVRYEMARKVEDILARRVRALFLDARAAIDMAPVVADLMAAQLNKNEAWKKEQISTFIKMAQTYLLEPYQPTT is encoded by the coding sequence ATGATAGCAATAGAAAGAAATAAAATAGTAGCTGCACTGGATGATGCAGATAAAGTGTGGGATGTAATTGTTATTGGCGGAGGCGCTACCGGCTTAGGTACCGCGGTTGATGCTGCATCGCGTGGATTCCATACCCTTTTATTGGAGCAGGCCGATTTTGCCAAAGGTACCTCAAGCCGCAGCACTAAGCTGGTACATGGCGGGGTGCGTTACCTGGCGCAGGGCGATATAGCACTGGTTAGAGAAGCTTTATATGAAAGGGGCCTGTTGCTTAAAAATGCGGCACACCTGGTAAAAAACGAATCGTTTATTATTCCTAATTATGAATGGTGGGGTGGGGCATTTTATACTATAGGTTTAACCATATATGATCTGCTGGCCGGGAAACTAGGTTTTGGCCGGGCTAAACATATCTCAAAAAAGCAAGTGATCAGCAGGTTGGCCACTATTCAGCAAAAAAGTTTATATGGTGGAGTGGTTTACCACGATGGCCAGTTTGATGATGCCCGCCTTGCCGTAAACCTTGCCCAAACAGCTTTGGAGCAGGGGGCAACGGTACTTAACTATTTTAAAGTGGTTAATCTGCTTAAAAACAATAATGGTAAAATTAATGGTGTAACTACAACTGATATAGAAACCGGAACTAGTTATACTATAAAAGGCAAAACTATAATTAATGCCACAGGGGTTTTTGTTGATGAAATTTTAAACATGGACAAGCCCGAAAGAAAGCCAATGGTGAGGCCAAGTCAGGGTGTGCACATCGTGCTCAACAGGTCTTTTATGCCTGGCGAAGATGCATTGATGATCCCTAAAACAGATGACGGCCGTGTGCTTTTCGCTGTGCCATGGCATGATAAGCTGGTGGTAGGTACTACTGATACTCCTATTGATGAACACAGCCTTGAACCAAAGGCATTGCCCGAAGAAATAGATTTTATTATGCGTACCGCTGCCAAATATTTAACCAAGGCACCTACCCGCAAGGATGTGCTGAGTGTATTTGCAGGCCTGCGCCCGTTGGCCGCTCCTGAAGACGGATCATCGAAAACCAAAGAAATTTCCCGTAGCCATAAACTGATCGTTTCTGATTCAGGTTTGATTACTATAACCGGGGGCAAATGGACAACCTACCGCCGTATGGGCGAGGATACGGTTGATAAAGCCATTGAAGTTGGTGGTTTACCTCCTTCTCCTAACAAAACCAAAACATTACAGATCCACGGCAGCAAAACAGATGTTGACCGTAACGACCATTTATATGTTTACGGCAGCGACGAGGCTGCATTACTTGCATTAGGAAATGAAAATCCTGAATGGAAAGAGAAACTGCATCCACGTATGCCATATATAAAAGCCGAAGTTATATGGGGCGTAAGATATGAAATGGCCAGAAAGGTAGAAGATATTTTAGCCAGAAGGGTACGTGCCCTGTTTTTAGATGCCCGCGCAGCAATTGATATGGCGCCCGTCGTAGCCGACCTTATGGCTGCCCAACTTAATAAAAACGAAGCCTGGAAAAAAGAGCAGATAAGCACCTTTATAAAAATGGCTCAAACCTATTTGTTAGAGCCATACCAGCCAACAACCTGA
- the glpK gene encoding glycerol kinase GlpK: MEEYILALDQGTTSSRAIIFDHDGKIRSVAQKEFKQIFPQSGWVEHDPNEIWSTQAGVAAEATVKMGINGTNIKAIGITNQRETTIVWDRNTGEPVYNAIVWQDRRTAAFCDQLKKDGKEAMVRAKTGLVIDSYFSGTKIRWILDNVEGARDKANAGELAFGTVDSWLVWKFTRGKVHVTDVTNASRTMLFNIRTQQWDDELLAMLDVPKSMLPEVKQSSEIYGETATTIFASKIPIAGIAGDQSAALFGQMCIEKAMVKNTYGTGCFMLMNIGDEFIESKNNLLTTIAWKINGKVQYAFEGSIFIGGAVVQWLRDGLGIIKSSSEVEALALSVPDTQGVYFVPAFAGLGAPYWKPDVRGTIVGLSRGTTAGHIARAATESIAYQTMDVLKAMEADAGMEIKELRVDGGATANDLLMQFQSNLLNCKVIRPVIVETTALGAAYLAGLAVGYWKNVEEIQQLWKSEKEFIPKEDLPNIKNGILGWKKAIHAAQSWNDDVPEEELV; the protein is encoded by the coding sequence ATGGAAGAGTACATTTTAGCCCTCGATCAAGGCACCACAAGTAGCCGGGCCATTATTTTTGATCATGATGGAAAAATAAGATCTGTTGCGCAAAAGGAGTTTAAGCAAATTTTTCCGCAGTCGGGATGGGTTGAGCATGATCCGAATGAGATCTGGTCGACGCAGGCTGGGGTAGCCGCAGAGGCAACCGTTAAGATGGGAATTAACGGTACCAACATAAAAGCCATAGGTATCACCAATCAGCGCGAAACGACTATAGTTTGGGACAGAAATACAGGCGAGCCGGTTTATAATGCTATTGTTTGGCAAGACAGACGCACCGCCGCTTTTTGCGATCAGTTAAAAAAAGATGGTAAAGAGGCTATGGTACGCGCCAAAACAGGCCTAGTGATTGATTCCTATTTTTCGGGAACAAAAATAAGGTGGATTCTGGATAATGTAGAGGGCGCACGCGATAAGGCAAATGCCGGTGAACTGGCCTTTGGAACCGTAGACAGCTGGCTGGTATGGAAATTTACCCGGGGCAAGGTACACGTTACCGATGTAACCAATGCCAGCCGTACCATGCTTTTTAACATCCGCACACAACAATGGGATGATGAGTTACTGGCTATGTTGGATGTTCCGAAAAGCATGTTGCCCGAAGTAAAGCAATCGAGCGAAATTTACGGCGAAACAGCCACCACCATATTTGCATCAAAAATACCAATTGCGGGTATAGCCGGCGACCAGTCTGCCGCGCTTTTTGGCCAGATGTGCATTGAAAAAGCCATGGTTAAAAACACCTACGGCACAGGTTGCTTTATGTTGATGAACATAGGCGATGAATTTATTGAATCAAAGAATAACCTGTTAACTACTATTGCCTGGAAAATTAATGGAAAAGTTCAGTATGCTTTTGAGGGAAGCATATTTATTGGCGGCGCTGTTGTGCAATGGCTGCGCGATGGTTTGGGGATCATCAAATCATCATCAGAAGTTGAAGCCCTGGCCCTAAGCGTGCCTGATACGCAGGGTGTATATTTTGTGCCTGCCTTTGCCGGCCTGGGCGCCCCTTATTGGAAACCCGATGTACGTGGTACCATTGTTGGTTTAAGCCGTGGTACTACAGCGGGCCATATTGCCCGTGCCGCCACAGAATCTATCGCTTACCAAACTATGGATGTTTTAAAAGCTATGGAAGCCGATGCAGGGATGGAGATAAAAGAGCTAAGGGTTGATGGCGGCGCAACAGCAAATGATCTGTTAATGCAATTTCAATCAAACTTGCTTAATTGTAAAGTGATAAGGCCTGTTATAGTTGAAACTACGGCCCTGGGCGCGGCTTACCTGGCCGGGCTGGCAGTTGGATACTGGAAAAATGTTGAGGAGATTCAGCAGCTTTGGAAATCAGAAAAAGAATTTATTCCCAAAGAGGATCTGCCAAACATTAAAAATGGAATCCTTGGATGGAAAAAAGCCATCCACGCTGCACAAAGCTGGAACGATGACGTTCCGGAAGAAGAATTGGTTTAG
- a CDS encoding DUF4397 domain-containing protein, whose product MKSLYQFKKYSLAKLIKPNKFNLLILSLALLAITSCKKTDYLNVNAANRPPLAAYVSFVNALDVNEGVQFWTYITQVTKTLVPLNGYTSYLNAQFGDVQINVTQGTSTSYIVSREFGNSATFTSTGGPNGPIATYYQTVFAIKNTKATADSLILFYDDLTTPASGKAKIRFVNLAPGAPNVDFGITGQSTPLFTNTKYGNAGGAILSGTGLNAYSIGPFITVPAGTVSFNVTKTSDQSTIAIANNLLNNITLASGKIYTIYINGTPNSTDIGATIITHN is encoded by the coding sequence ATGAAATCATTATATCAATTTAAAAAATATAGCTTGGCTAAGTTAATTAAGCCAAACAAGTTTAATCTGTTAATCCTTTCACTTGCCTTACTTGCTATTACATCCTGCAAAAAAACAGATTATTTAAATGTTAACGCTGCAAACAGGCCCCCGCTGGCGGCATATGTTAGTTTTGTTAACGCGCTTGATGTGAACGAAGGGGTGCAGTTCTGGACTTATATAACCCAGGTTACAAAAACGCTGGTACCCTTAAATGGCTATACGTCGTACCTAAATGCACAATTTGGCGATGTGCAGATAAACGTTACACAGGGTACAAGCACATCATATATCGTATCGCGTGAGTTTGGCAACAGCGCAACCTTTACCAGCACAGGTGGCCCTAATGGCCCAATCGCTACTTATTATCAAACGGTTTTTGCTATTAAGAATACAAAAGCCACTGCCGATTCTCTGATCCTTTTTTATGATGACCTTACTACCCCCGCAAGTGGAAAAGCTAAAATACGGTTTGTGAACCTGGCACCCGGCGCCCCTAATGTTGATTTTGGTATAACTGGCCAAAGCACACCACTGTTTACCAATACAAAATATGGTAATGCAGGTGGAGCAATATTATCAGGTACAGGTTTAAACGCCTACTCAATAGGACCGTTTATTACTGTTCCTGCTGGTACGGTAAGCTTCAATGTTACTAAAACAAGCGATCAGTCGACTATTGCCATAGCCAATAATTTATTGAATAATATAACACTGGCTTCAGGTAAAATTTACACCATTTATATTAATGGTACGCCTAACAGCACTGATATAGGTGCAACAATCATCACACATAATTAA
- a CDS encoding SDR family NAD(P)-dependent oxidoreductase, translating into MDSYAVVTGASKGIGRDIAILLAKKGYKLLLIARSATELKQLNEELQNGSLYFAVDLSEPGAAKKVAEFCDKLQVSVLVNNAGFGLWGNFDECNIEQQLNMLQLNINAVVELTHYLLPQLKQQSSYILNVSSTAAYQAVPTLAAYAASKAFVLSFSRALRVELKGSVSVSCLCPGPTDTSFAHRAGMDSLADLAEKFNMKPAEVAKLGVEGMFKKKAEIIPGFLNKLSSIGARYINKSLIERITAGLYKK; encoded by the coding sequence ATGGATTCATATGCAGTAGTTACAGGAGCAAGTAAGGGAATAGGGAGGGATATAGCAATTTTATTGGCAAAAAAAGGATATAAACTACTTCTGATAGCACGTTCGGCAACTGAACTAAAACAACTGAATGAAGAACTACAGAACGGTTCATTGTATTTTGCTGTTGATCTTTCTGAACCCGGTGCTGCAAAAAAAGTGGCGGAATTTTGCGATAAGCTGCAGGTATCGGTTTTGGTTAATAACGCTGGTTTTGGCTTATGGGGTAATTTTGACGAATGTAATATAGAGCAGCAGTTAAATATGTTGCAGCTTAATATAAATGCAGTTGTCGAATTAACCCATTATTTACTGCCGCAACTAAAGCAACAGTCGTCTTATATTTTAAATGTTTCCAGTACAGCAGCCTATCAGGCAGTTCCAACGTTAGCCGCATACGCAGCTTCCAAAGCATTTGTACTTTCGTTTAGCAGGGCACTTAGGGTGGAATTAAAAGGTTCGGTATCTGTAAGCTGCCTTTGTCCAGGCCCTACAGATACAAGTTTTGCGCATCGTGCCGGAATGGATTCTTTGGCTGATCTTGCTGAAAAATTCAACATGAAGCCAGCTGAGGTAGCAAAGCTTGGGGTAGAGGGGATGTTTAAGAAAAAGGCCGAGATTATACCCGGGTTTTTAAATAAGCTATCATCAATTGGCGCACGGTATATAAATAAATCGCTAATTGAACGTATTACTGCAGGGCTTTATAAAAAATAG
- a CDS encoding superoxide dismutase: MKISNRRKFLRGTLKAGIVAAAGLPIISDSLGAIAAPKPKLPNRGLADGGFKFAQVPLPYSYAALEPNVDALTLEIHYTKHHAAYVKNVNEAIVAENLNFSSEKDFFDHASQLSAKARNNGGGAWNHNFFWESLQAGGPTLPAGKLQDAIQTSFGSVDKFKEEFGKAALGRFGSGWVWLVNDGGTLKIGSTANQDNPLFDNAQLKGSPLLALDVWEHAYYIKYQNRRADYINNWWNIVNWEAAGKRLG; encoded by the coding sequence ATGAAAATCAGCAATCGAAGAAAATTTTTACGCGGTACTTTAAAAGCCGGTATAGTAGCAGCGGCAGGATTACCAATAATTTCAGATAGTTTAGGTGCAATAGCGGCACCGAAACCTAAGTTACCAAACAGGGGATTGGCAGATGGCGGATTTAAATTCGCACAAGTGCCATTACCATATAGTTACGCTGCATTAGAACCCAATGTGGATGCGCTTACGCTTGAAATACACTATACCAAGCACCATGCTGCATATGTGAAAAATGTTAATGAAGCTATCGTCGCCGAAAATTTAAATTTCAGTTCAGAAAAAGACTTTTTTGATCATGCCTCGCAGCTTTCAGCCAAAGCCCGTAATAACGGTGGCGGAGCATGGAACCACAATTTCTTTTGGGAAAGCTTACAGGCGGGCGGTCCAACCTTGCCTGCAGGAAAATTGCAGGATGCTATACAAACGTCATTCGGATCTGTAGATAAATTTAAAGAGGAATTTGGGAAAGCCGCCCTTGGGCGCTTTGGCTCGGGATGGGTTTGGTTGGTAAATGATGGCGGAACCTTAAAAATTGGGTCGACAGCCAACCAGGATAATCCCTTATTTGATAATGCTCAGTTAAAAGGTAGCCCATTATTGGCTCTTGACGTGTGGGAGCATGCTTATTATATAAAATATCAAAACCGGCGTGCAGATTATATTAACAATTGGTGGAACATTGTCAATTGGGAAGCAGCAGGTAAAAGGCTCGGTTAA
- a CDS encoding MIP/aquaporin family protein — MSPFIAELVGTMLMILLGDGVVANVVLKDTKGSNSGWMVITTAWGLAVFVGVTVAGPYSGAHLNPAITIGLAIAGKFAWAQVVPYIIAQFLGAFMGAFLVWIMYYDHFKRTNDPGSILAVFCTGPAVRNYISNISSEIIGAFVLIFTVFYITGAEITPTKTPIGLGSVGALPVALLVWVIGLSLGGTTGYAINPARDLGPRIIHALLPMKNKGGSDWAYSWIPIMGPLIGVTIAALLYLQLHG, encoded by the coding sequence ATGTCTCCATTTATTGCAGAATTAGTTGGCACTATGCTAATGATACTCTTAGGCGATGGCGTAGTAGCCAACGTAGTTTTGAAAGATACCAAGGGAAGTAACAGCGGCTGGATGGTGATTACCACCGCCTGGGGATTGGCTGTTTTTGTAGGGGTTACGGTTGCCGGTCCTTACAGCGGTGCACATTTAAACCCGGCTATAACCATAGGCTTGGCCATTGCAGGCAAATTTGCCTGGGCACAGGTAGTGCCATATATAATAGCCCAGTTTTTAGGTGCTTTTATGGGTGCATTTTTGGTGTGGATAATGTATTATGATCATTTTAAACGCACTAATGATCCCGGTTCCATTTTAGCAGTTTTTTGTACTGGTCCGGCAGTTCGCAATTATATATCAAATATATCCAGCGAAATCATCGGCGCTTTTGTGCTCATATTTACCGTTTTTTATATTACAGGGGCAGAGATAACGCCAACTAAAACACCCATAGGGCTGGGTTCGGTTGGGGCGTTACCGGTAGCTTTGCTGGTATGGGTAATAGGGTTATCGTTAGGCGGTACAACCGGCTATGCTATTAACCCCGCGCGTGATTTGGGCCCGCGTATTATCCACGCCCTTTTACCAATGAAAAATAAGGGTGGCAGCGACTGGGCCTATTCGTGGATCCCTATTATGGGGCCACTTATTGGGGTAACCATAGCCGCTTTACTCTATCTCCAGCTCCATGGATAA
- a CDS encoding glycosyltransferase WbsX family protein produces MITIKNSIRKIFIYTSLLFVTCIFSVHAQDAGHQHYDIAAYVWPAYQPDARFKDIGVFKDGKGEWEAIYNAKPKFPGDKQPQVPLWGYTNEADPKAVEQRIDAAVSHGINVFIYDWYWYDGKPFLENGLDKGFLGAKNRNKMKFYLMWANHDHSAYLDYTTDDKSKIYWYGGIDRPTFNTMIAHIIKDYFSQPNYYKINGEPVISIYELATFIKGMGGINQAKEALDYFTQKTKEAGFPGLHLQGVLWGAIPKGLSAVPGDTSVTQNNTVLELGLKSLTNYQWIHYVSADKYDKWGAKAIERWATFSKEFTVPYFPHVSISWDNNPRFPKTLQARVTEANPADFKRFLLQAKAYVDSHPDQPKLITINAWNEWAEGSYLEPDKQHGYAYLDAVKEVFGGK; encoded by the coding sequence ATGATAACGATCAAGAATAGCATTAGAAAGATTTTTATATATACCAGCCTTTTATTTGTAACATGTATATTTTCGGTACACGCACAGGATGCAGGCCATCAGCATTATGATATTGCAGCTTATGTGTGGCCGGCTTACCAGCCCGATGCAAGATTTAAAGACATTGGTGTATTTAAAGATGGCAAAGGCGAATGGGAAGCCATTTACAATGCCAAGCCAAAATTCCCCGGTGATAAGCAGCCACAAGTTCCACTATGGGGTTATACTAATGAGGCCGATCCAAAGGCGGTGGAGCAAAGAATTGATGCCGCCGTATCGCATGGTATAAACGTATTTATTTATGATTGGTACTGGTATGATGGAAAACCATTTCTGGAAAACGGCTTGGACAAAGGCTTTTTAGGTGCGAAAAACAGGAATAAGATGAAATTTTACTTGATGTGGGCCAATCATGATCATAGTGCTTACCTGGATTACACAACCGATGATAAAAGTAAAATATATTGGTATGGTGGGATAGACAGGCCTACATTTAATACCATGATAGCGCATATCATAAAAGATTATTTTAGCCAGCCAAACTATTACAAGATCAATGGCGAGCCGGTAATCAGCATTTATGAATTAGCTACGTTTATCAAAGGCATGGGTGGTATTAATCAGGCTAAAGAGGCGCTGGATTATTTTACGCAAAAAACAAAAGAAGCAGGTTTTCCGGGTTTGCACTTACAGGGTGTTTTATGGGGGGCAATACCCAAGGGCCTTTCAGCAGTGCCGGGCGACACCAGTGTTACCCAGAACAATACAGTTTTGGAGTTGGGATTGAAAAGCCTCACCAATTACCAGTGGATCCATTATGTATCAGCGGACAAGTATGATAAGTGGGGCGCTAAGGCAATTGAAAGATGGGCTACCTTTAGCAAAGAATTTACGGTACCATATTTTCCACATGTATCTATAAGCTGGGATAATAATCCGCGCTTTCCCAAGACCTTACAAGCCAGGGTTACAGAAGCAAACCCCGCAGACTTTAAACGCTTTTTATTACAGGCTAAAGCATATGTTGACAGCCATCCCGATCAGCCTAAATTAATTACCATTAATGCCTGGAATGAATGGGCAGAAGGCAGTTACCTGGAACCTGATAAGCAACATGGTTATGCATATCTTGACGCTGTGAAGGAAGTGTTTGGAGGAAAATGA